Part of the Desulfolutivibrio sulfoxidireducens genome is shown below.
TCCGTTTCGACATCCTCAAGGCCGAACCCGTGGCCGAGGTCAAGTCCAGCTTTGACGGAACCTGGCTTGGGGTCATCGCCGGAACGGCCGTGGGCTCGGCCACGGACAGTTGGGCGGCCGGAGTGGGCACCGGCGCGGCCGTGGGCTCGATCCAGGCCCATGACGCCACGGGCATCTGGATCGTGGGCATGCGCTACAAGGTCCTTGACGCCAATACCGGCGAGCAGAAGGCCACGGGCTACTTCGAGGACAAGATGGAGATCGGTTCCTCGGGCGGCGGGGCCCTGGGCATCTCGCGCACCGAGACCCAGCAGGTGACCCTGGACACCATGACCCAGCGGCTGGTGCAGCGCTGCGTCCAGGATCTGGACAAGATGAAGTAGGGCCTCAACCCCGGCGCGCCGCGCCGAAAACACAGGAGAACACGTCATGAGAACCCGCATGGCCGTACTGATCGCTACGTTGATGTGCGTTTCCATGCTTGCCGTGGGCTGCGGCAAGCGGCAGGTCGAGGAACCCGTCCCCATGTACACGGCCCAGCAATACTACGACATGGGCATCCAGGCCTTCACCGCCGAGGACTTCGTCCAGGCCACCCAGCTTTTCGAGGCGGCCGTGTCCATGGCCCCGTCCATGGCCGACGCCTATTATTATCTGGGGCTGTGCTACATGAAGCAGAACATGTTGCAAAAGGCCGAGGATGCCCTGGCCGCCGCCCTGCGCTACAACCCGGGGATGCTGCGCGCCCACGAGGCCCTGGGCATCCTGTTATACAACAAGGGCGACTACTTCCAGGCCAAGCGCGAGCTGGAACAGGCCCGGGCCATGTATTCCACCAACGCCCAGGTCTATTACTACCTGGGCGGCATCTATCTGGCCGAGGGCAACTGCCCCGCCGCATTGCCCCTGCTGACCCGGGCTGTGGAGCTTGATCCCTCTTCCCTCCCGGCCCGGCAGGCCCTGGAAGACGCCAGGCGCCGTTGCGGCAAGGGCGGCGGCCCCAAGGTCGCGCCGCAGCCCAGGATCGAGAAGTCCTTCAAGGGCGGCGGCAAGGCCCTGGACCCTGACGAGTTCTAGCGGACCGTCGGCCCGTTGCGGGGCATCCCCCGGACCGCGTCCCAATCGGGCGTGTTCCGGGGGGCGGCGGACGGGATGCGACGCGCCGGCCGCGTTGGCCGGATGAGGCGTTCCCGGAATCGGGGAGGCCGGCATGGCGGGCGCGGCGGTTACGGAAGGGATGGTTTCC
Proteins encoded:
- a CDS encoding tetratricopeptide repeat protein; amino-acid sequence: MRTRMAVLIATLMCVSMLAVGCGKRQVEEPVPMYTAQQYYDMGIQAFTAEDFVQATQLFEAAVSMAPSMADAYYYLGLCYMKQNMLQKAEDALAAALRYNPGMLRAHEALGILLYNKGDYFQAKRELEQARAMYSTNAQVYYYLGGIYLAEGNCPAALPLLTRAVELDPSSLPARQALEDARRRCGKGGGPKVAPQPRIEKSFKGGGKALDPDEF